A single region of the Aeromicrobium chenweiae genome encodes:
- a CDS encoding GNAT family N-acetyltransferase: MSARPHIVLRDADREDAAALVALWTECAGASVDEGSEAFTQQALWRKPGVAEAAAALDLSLNKPDKRIIVALVNGEIIGATVCDIGTLTPITLTRVLIVTEIQVSPRYRRKSVASTLLSAAATYGEDHNCELVVAAIPVHSREPHRYLTKIGFNQIAVLRAIQSTKLRSRLTSKATNSRDTGKLIAVRRTLRRRQSEVRGSRPRPSDRNVTGAD; encoded by the coding sequence ATGTCGGCCCGACCGCACATCGTCCTCCGGGACGCCGACCGCGAGGACGCCGCGGCACTCGTCGCCCTGTGGACCGAGTGCGCCGGCGCGAGCGTCGACGAGGGCTCCGAGGCGTTCACCCAGCAGGCGCTGTGGCGCAAGCCCGGCGTCGCCGAGGCGGCCGCCGCGCTCGACCTGTCGCTCAACAAGCCCGACAAGCGCATCATCGTCGCCTTGGTGAACGGCGAGATCATCGGCGCCACGGTGTGCGACATCGGCACCCTGACGCCGATCACCCTCACCCGTGTCCTGATCGTCACCGAGATCCAGGTCTCGCCCCGGTACCGGCGCAAGTCGGTCGCGTCGACGTTGCTGTCGGCCGCAGCGACCTACGGCGAGGACCACAACTGCGAGCTGGTCGTCGCGGCCATCCCCGTGCACTCGCGCGAGCCGCACCGCTACCTCACCAAGATCGGCTTCAACCAGATCGCGGTGCTGCGGGCCATCCAGTCCACCAAGCTGCGGTCACGCCTGACCTCGAAGGCGACGAACTCGCGGGACACCGGCAAGCTGATCGCCGTGCGTCGCACCTTGCGGCGCCGCCAGAGCGAGGTCCGCGGGTCCCGCCCGCGCCCGTCGGACAGGAACGTCACGGGGGCCGACTAG
- a CDS encoding ABC transporter ATP-binding protein, translating to MTDSPTTTSERDKHLANADGAVLRADNLIAGYLPGVNILNGADLYCQPGELVGIIGPNGAGKSTLLKALFGLVKVHEGSVTLKGDDITNQRADQLVTKGIGFVPQTNNVFPSLTIEENLEMGCYQDPKRFPERFGFVTDLFPRLGERRKQRAGQLSGGERQMVAMGRALMMDPSVLLLDEPSAGLSPVLQDEVFVQTRNINKAGVSVVMVEQNARRCLQICDRAYVLDHGTNAYSGTGRSLANDPKVIELYLGTLGQTAD from the coding sequence ATGACCGACTCCCCCACCACCACGTCCGAGCGCGACAAGCACCTCGCCAACGCGGACGGCGCGGTCCTGCGGGCCGACAACCTCATCGCCGGCTACCTGCCGGGGGTCAACATCCTCAACGGCGCCGACCTGTACTGCCAGCCCGGCGAGCTCGTGGGCATCATCGGGCCCAACGGCGCCGGCAAGTCGACGCTGCTGAAGGCGCTGTTCGGCCTGGTCAAGGTCCACGAGGGGTCGGTCACGCTCAAGGGCGACGACATCACCAACCAGCGCGCCGACCAGCTCGTCACCAAGGGCATCGGGTTCGTCCCGCAGACGAACAACGTGTTCCCGAGCCTGACGATCGAGGAGAACCTCGAGATGGGCTGCTACCAGGACCCGAAGCGGTTCCCCGAGCGGTTCGGCTTCGTGACCGACCTGTTCCCGCGCCTCGGCGAGCGACGCAAGCAGCGCGCGGGACAGCTGTCCGGTGGCGAGCGCCAGATGGTGGCGATGGGTCGCGCTCTGATGATGGACCCGTCGGTCCTGCTGCTCGACGAGCCGTCCGCGGGCCTGTCCCCCGTCCTGCAGGACGAGGTCTTCGTGCAGACGCGCAACATCAACAAGGCCGGCGTCTCGGTCGTGATGGTGGAGCAGAACGCGCGCCGCTGCCTGCAGATCTGCGACCGCGCCTACGTCCTCGACCACGGCACCAACGCGTACTCGGGCACGGGACGCTCGCTGGCCAACGACCCCAAGGTCATCGAGCTCTACCTCGGCACCCTGGGCCAGACCGCCGACTGA
- the pyk gene encoding pyruvate kinase: protein MRRAKIVCTLGPAVGNAFKILKLAEAGMDVARLNMSHGDQSDHAQNFAWVREAAETTGKAIAILADLQGPKIRLGRFADGPVQLEVGSTFTITTDDILGDVSRCSTTYKGLPGDVKPGDEILIDDGRMRLRATEVTATDVTCQVETAGPVSNNKGINLPGVMVSVPAMSEKDIADLRFALRLGVDFIALSFVRSADDYEDVRKIMVEEGIHRPVIAKIEKPQAVENLDGIMDAFDGVMVARGDLGVELPLEDVPVVQKLIVEKARRNAKPVIVATQMLESMISAPRPTRAEASDVANAVLDGADAVMLSGETSVGEYPIHTVHTMARIIESTEDHGLPRMAAFTWRARTKSGIICRAASDVAEAVDARYVVAFTTTGDSARRMTRYRSRVPVIAFTPDPLVRRQLAMSWGIETFTVPEVKHTDDMVLQVDKALLEIERCSEGQQVVIVAGAPPGIPGSTNALRIHNMGDAINGVTPAYAERTGS from the coding sequence GTGAGAAGAGCCAAGATCGTCTGCACCCTGGGTCCTGCTGTCGGCAACGCCTTCAAGATCCTCAAGCTGGCCGAGGCCGGGATGGACGTCGCGCGGCTGAACATGAGCCACGGCGACCAGTCCGACCACGCGCAGAACTTCGCCTGGGTGCGGGAGGCTGCCGAGACCACGGGCAAGGCGATCGCGATCCTGGCCGACCTGCAGGGTCCCAAGATCCGTCTGGGCCGGTTCGCCGACGGACCGGTGCAGCTTGAGGTGGGCTCGACCTTCACCATCACGACCGACGACATCCTGGGCGACGTGTCGCGCTGCTCCACGACGTACAAGGGCCTGCCGGGCGACGTGAAGCCGGGCGACGAGATCCTCATCGACGACGGCCGCATGCGCCTGCGCGCCACCGAGGTCACCGCGACCGACGTGACCTGCCAGGTCGAGACCGCCGGACCGGTCAGCAACAACAAGGGCATCAACCTGCCCGGCGTCATGGTCAGCGTCCCGGCGATGAGCGAGAAGGACATCGCCGACCTGCGGTTCGCGCTGCGGCTCGGTGTCGACTTCATCGCGCTGTCGTTCGTGCGCTCGGCCGACGACTACGAGGACGTCCGCAAGATCATGGTCGAGGAGGGCATCCACCGCCCGGTGATCGCCAAGATCGAGAAGCCCCAGGCGGTCGAGAACCTCGACGGCATCATGGACGCGTTCGACGGCGTGATGGTCGCCCGCGGCGATCTCGGCGTCGAGCTGCCGCTCGAGGACGTCCCGGTCGTGCAGAAGCTCATCGTGGAGAAGGCCCGCCGCAACGCCAAGCCGGTCATCGTCGCGACCCAGATGCTCGAGTCGATGATCTCCGCGCCGCGCCCGACGCGCGCCGAGGCGTCCGACGTCGCCAACGCCGTCCTCGACGGTGCCGACGCGGTCATGCTGTCCGGCGAGACGAGCGTGGGGGAGTACCCCATCCACACCGTGCACACGATGGCCCGCATCATCGAGTCGACCGAGGACCACGGCCTGCCGCGCATGGCCGCCTTCACCTGGCGCGCCCGGACCAAGAGCGGGATCATCTGCCGGGCCGCGTCCGACGTCGCCGAGGCCGTCGACGCCCGGTACGTCGTGGCGTTCACGACCACCGGCGACTCCGCCCGCCGCATGACCCGCTACCGCTCGCGCGTCCCGGTCATCGCGTTCACGCCCGACCCGCTCGTGCGCCGTCAGCTCGCGATGAGCTGGGGCATCGAGACGTTCACGGTCCCCGAGGTCAAGCACACCGACGACATGGTCCTGCAGGTCGACAAGGCGCTGCTGGAGATCGAGCGCTGCAGCGAGGGCCAGCAGGTCGTCATCGTGGCCGGTGCGCCTCCGGGAATCCCCGGCTCGACCAACGCCCTGCGCATCCACAACATGGGCGACGCGATCAACGGGGTCACCCCGGCGTACGCCGAGCGCACAGGCTCGTGA
- a CDS encoding ABC transporter substrate-binding protein — translation MAAVAVTSALVLAACGGSDSDGGGDKKTESAPAKNKGDGTLTIGQLLPQTGSLAYLGPPEFAGVDLAIKDINAAGGVNGKDVVGVKADSGDTDSGIAPAETDKLLKAKSDVVIGAASSGVSFTVIDKIMSAGVVQFSPANTSTDFDEGDYGKPDLYFRTAPSDILQGAVLANLLIEDGKQNVAILARQDAYGETLSKEVSKNLKDAGSTVAASVLYSEKTGPGDSQITEIANAKADAVLLIAFEETTTIIPKLIQAGAGPQDVSTYFVDGNTANYGKGDAASLPDGTLKGTKGTIPGAEAKSEFRDRLATVNDNLKDYAYSAESYDATVVSALAAIVAGDDSGEAIAKEIPGVTKGGEKCDSFEACAKLLKDDPKADIDYDGVSGPIELGETGSPTAASIGIYEYNGKNKISPIKYIAGTI, via the coding sequence TTGGCTGCAGTTGCAGTCACCAGCGCGCTCGTTCTCGCTGCCTGTGGCGGCAGCGACAGCGACGGTGGCGGCGACAAGAAGACCGAGTCCGCTCCCGCCAAGAACAAGGGCGACGGCACGCTGACCATCGGCCAGCTGCTCCCGCAGACCGGCAGCCTCGCGTACCTCGGCCCGCCGGAGTTCGCCGGCGTCGACCTCGCCATCAAGGACATCAACGCCGCCGGTGGCGTCAACGGCAAGGACGTCGTGGGCGTCAAGGCCGACTCGGGCGACACCGACTCGGGCATCGCCCCGGCCGAGACCGACAAGCTGCTCAAGGCCAAGTCCGACGTCGTCATCGGCGCGGCTTCCTCGGGCGTGTCGTTCACCGTGATCGACAAGATCATGTCGGCCGGCGTCGTCCAGTTCTCGCCCGCCAACACGTCGACCGACTTCGACGAGGGCGACTACGGCAAGCCCGACCTGTACTTCCGCACCGCTCCGTCGGACATCCTGCAGGGTGCCGTGCTGGCCAACCTCCTCATCGAGGACGGCAAGCAGAACGTCGCGATCCTGGCCCGTCAGGACGCGTACGGCGAGACGCTGAGCAAGGAGGTCTCCAAGAACCTCAAGGACGCCGGTTCGACCGTCGCCGCCAGCGTGCTCTACAGCGAGAAGACCGGTCCGGGCGACAGCCAGATCACCGAGATCGCGAACGCCAAGGCCGACGCCGTCCTCCTCATCGCGTTCGAGGAGACCACGACGATCATCCCGAAGCTCATCCAGGCCGGCGCGGGCCCGCAGGACGTCTCGACGTACTTCGTCGACGGCAACACGGCCAACTACGGCAAGGGTGACGCGGCTTCGCTGCCCGACGGCACGCTCAAGGGCACCAAGGGCACCATCCCCGGCGCCGAGGCCAAGTCCGAGTTCCGCGACCGTCTCGCGACGGTCAACGACAACCTGAAGGACTACGCGTACTCCGCCGAGTCCTACGACGCCACCGTCGTGTCGGCTCTCGCGGCCATCGTCGCGGGCGACGACTCCGGCGAGGCCATCGCCAAGGAGATCCCGGGCGTCACCAAGGGCGGCGAGAAGTGCGACTCGTTCGAGGCGTGCGCCAAGCTGCTCAAGGACGATCCGAAGGCCGACATCGACTACGACGGTGTCTCCGGTCCGATCGAGCTCGGCGAGACGGGCAGCCCCACGGCCGCCTCGATCGGCATCTACGAGTACAACGGCAAGAACAAGATCAGCCCCATCAAGTACATCGCGGGCACGATCTGA
- a CDS encoding branched-chain amino acid ABC transporter permease, producing MDFGTIIDAAFSQAFGPQAIVFALAAIGLNVHFGYTGLLNFGQAGFMSIAAFGLAVTVVTWDLPFLVGILVGLLAAVVLALILGVPTLRLRADYLAIATIATSEILRLIFGAVEFKGTFGGSNGLTGFVKPYQDLNPYGDGIKLGVVSFSRNDLWSITVGWTLVAIACLIVWALMRSPWGRVLKSIREDEDAVRSLGKNVFAYKMQALVLGGVFGGIAGIFHILKQGSAVPTDFNTTFTFYAYAALLIGGAARVLGPVVGSMLFWFLIAGIGAFFSEATKGPDPVIPSWIMEPDQASLIRLILLGLGLMLLMIFRPQGIFGDRREIAIDGR from the coding sequence ATGGATTTCGGAACCATCATCGATGCGGCCTTCTCGCAGGCCTTCGGGCCCCAGGCCATCGTCTTCGCGCTCGCCGCGATCGGGCTCAACGTCCACTTCGGCTACACCGGACTGCTCAACTTCGGCCAGGCCGGCTTCATGTCCATCGCGGCGTTCGGCCTCGCCGTCACCGTGGTCACCTGGGACCTGCCGTTCCTGGTGGGCATCCTGGTCGGCCTGCTCGCCGCAGTCGTCCTCGCCCTGATCCTCGGCGTCCCCACGTTGCGGCTGCGGGCCGACTACCTCGCGATCGCGACGATCGCGACGTCGGAGATCCTGCGCCTCATCTTCGGCGCGGTCGAGTTCAAGGGCACGTTCGGCGGGTCCAACGGCCTCACCGGCTTCGTCAAGCCCTACCAGGACCTCAACCCGTACGGCGACGGCATCAAGCTCGGCGTCGTGTCGTTCAGCCGCAACGACCTCTGGTCGATCACCGTCGGCTGGACGCTCGTGGCGATCGCCTGCCTCATCGTGTGGGCGCTCATGCGCAGCCCGTGGGGTCGTGTCCTCAAGTCGATCCGTGAGGACGAGGACGCCGTGCGCTCGCTCGGCAAGAACGTCTTCGCGTACAAGATGCAGGCGCTCGTCCTCGGCGGCGTGTTCGGCGGCATCGCCGGCATCTTCCACATCCTGAAGCAGGGTTCGGCCGTCCCGACGGACTTCAACACCACCTTCACGTTCTATGCGTACGCCGCCCTGCTCATCGGTGGCGCCGCACGCGTGCTCGGCCCGGTCGTCGGCTCGATGCTCTTCTGGTTCCTCATCGCCGGCATCGGCGCGTTCTTCAGCGAGGCGACCAAGGGCCCGGACCCCGTGATCCCCAGCTGGATCATGGAGCCTGACCAGGCCAGCCTCATCCGCCTCATCCTTCTTGGACTGGGCCTCATGCTGCTGATGATCTTCCGACCCCAGGGGATCTTCGGCGATCGAAGGGAGATCGCAATCGATGGCCGCTGA
- a CDS encoding ANTAR domain-containing response regulator, which translates to MPPSSGSSHSPRVVIAEDEALIRLDLAEMLAEEGYDVVGQAGDGEAAVELVMRHRPDLVVMDVKMPKLDGIAAAAQIAQARIAPVVMLTAFSQRELVERAREAGAMAYLVKPFTQSDLVPAIEMARSRFAEIVQLEHEVGDLTDQLATRKAVERAKGLLQEALDISEPEAFRWIQRTAMDLRLTMLQVAQGVIEHGPALGESAR; encoded by the coding sequence ATGCCACCCTCATCGGGATCGTCCCATTCACCGCGTGTCGTGATCGCGGAGGACGAGGCGCTGATCCGCCTCGACCTCGCCGAGATGCTGGCCGAGGAGGGGTACGACGTCGTCGGCCAGGCCGGTGACGGCGAGGCCGCGGTCGAGCTCGTGATGCGGCACCGCCCCGACCTGGTCGTGATGGACGTCAAGATGCCCAAGCTCGACGGGATCGCGGCCGCGGCACAGATCGCCCAGGCCCGCATCGCCCCGGTCGTGATGCTGACCGCCTTCAGCCAGCGCGAGCTGGTGGAGCGGGCGCGTGAGGCCGGCGCGATGGCGTACCTGGTCAAGCCGTTCACGCAGTCCGACCTGGTGCCGGCGATCGAGATGGCGCGCAGCCGGTTCGCCGAGATCGTCCAGCTCGAGCACGAGGTCGGTGACCTCACTGACCAGCTGGCCACCCGCAAGGCCGTGGAGCGGGCCAAGGGGCTGCTGCAGGAGGCCCTGGACATCAGCGAGCCGGAGGCGTTCCGCTGGATCCAGCGCACGGCGATGGACCTGCGGCTGACGATGCTGCAGGTCGCGCAGGGCGTCATCGAGCACGGTCCGGCCCTGGGCGAGTCCGCTCGTTGA
- a CDS encoding DUF554 domain-containing protein, whose amino-acid sequence MFVGYGTVTNVVAVLAGSGLGLLIGHRLSVHVRTTVTAALGLVTLLIAAQGAMEVSSSDLSAAVGTSAPMLIVLGALVLGGIAGSLLRLEERLEAFGGVLQRRLTRGDGGEGRERFIEGFVISSLVFCVGPLTILGSINEGLGNGADQLLLKSTLDAFAALAFAASFGIGVMASAVSVALIQGSLTVLGAVLGSFLPDAHLAALTATGGLILVGVALRLLDIKPIAVADLLPALVVAPILCSVAVAVH is encoded by the coding sequence ATGTTCGTCGGGTACGGCACCGTCACGAACGTCGTGGCAGTCCTCGCAGGATCCGGGCTCGGCCTGCTCATCGGTCACCGTCTGAGCGTGCACGTCCGCACGACCGTGACGGCCGCCCTCGGCCTCGTGACCCTGCTCATCGCCGCGCAGGGGGCCATGGAGGTGTCCTCCTCCGACCTCAGCGCCGCCGTCGGCACGAGCGCACCCATGCTCATCGTGCTGGGCGCGTTGGTGCTCGGCGGGATCGCCGGCTCGCTCCTGCGGCTGGAGGAGCGGCTCGAGGCGTTCGGCGGCGTCCTGCAGCGACGCCTGACCCGCGGCGACGGCGGCGAGGGCCGCGAGCGCTTCATCGAGGGTTTCGTGATCAGCTCGCTCGTGTTCTGCGTCGGCCCGCTGACCATCCTCGGCTCGATCAACGAGGGTCTCGGCAACGGCGCGGACCAGCTCCTGCTCAAGTCGACCCTCGACGCGTTCGCCGCGCTTGCGTTCGCCGCATCGTTCGGCATCGGGGTCATGGCGTCCGCCGTCTCGGTCGCCCTCATCCAGGGGTCGTTGACCGTGCTCGGTGCCGTGCTCGGGTCGTTCCTGCCCGATGCCCACCTCGCCGCCCTCACCGCGACCGGCGGGCTGATCCTCGTCGGCGTCGCACTGCGGCTGCTGGACATCAAACCCATCGCCGTGGCGGATCTGCTGCCCGCGCTCGTGGTCGCGCCGATCCTGTGCTCGGTCGCCGTCGCGGTGCACTGA
- a CDS encoding glutamate synthase subunit beta, whose protein sequence is MADPRGFINTPRQVAERRPVEERVKDWNEVYPGGPGRALLPIITEQAGRCMDCGIPFCHSGCPLGNLIPEWNDLVWRDDWDEALDRLHATNNFPEFTGRLCPAPCETACVVGINRDAVTIKNVEVSIIDKAWDDRRVRPEAPEWLTGKTVAVVGSGPAGLAAAQQLTRAGHTVAVYERDDKPGGLLRYGIPEFKMEKVHVDRRISQMEREGTVFRTGVQVGDTLTGHQLRDRYDAVVLAIGSTLRRDLPAPGRSLAGIHQAMEFLPQANRVALGEHVEDQILATDKDVVIIGGGDTGADCLGTSVRQGARSVTQLEIMPNPGTERPGHQPWPTYPMTYRVSSAHEEAGDRVYSVSTKEFVGDDEGRVSALRLVEVELVDGKLTEIEGTERDLPAQLVLFAMGFTGPQTEGLVDQLGCELDERGNVKRDKSYMSSVDGVFVAGDAGRGQSLIVWAIAEGRSAASGVDAYLSGSTNLPAPIPPNARPLTV, encoded by the coding sequence GTGGCTGATCCCAGAGGTTTCATCAACACCCCCCGCCAGGTCGCGGAGCGTCGTCCCGTCGAGGAGCGCGTCAAGGACTGGAACGAGGTCTACCCCGGTGGTCCCGGGCGGGCCCTGCTGCCCATCATCACCGAGCAGGCCGGACGCTGCATGGACTGCGGCATCCCGTTCTGCCACTCCGGCTGCCCGCTGGGCAACCTGATCCCGGAGTGGAACGACCTGGTGTGGCGTGACGACTGGGACGAGGCTCTCGACCGTCTGCACGCGACGAACAACTTCCCGGAGTTCACCGGGCGCCTGTGCCCCGCCCCGTGCGAGACCGCCTGCGTCGTCGGCATCAACCGTGACGCGGTGACGATCAAGAACGTCGAGGTCTCGATCATCGACAAGGCGTGGGACGACCGTCGGGTCCGTCCCGAGGCGCCCGAGTGGCTGACCGGCAAGACCGTCGCCGTGGTGGGCTCCGGCCCCGCCGGCCTCGCGGCCGCCCAGCAGCTCACCCGGGCCGGCCACACCGTCGCGGTCTACGAGCGCGACGACAAGCCCGGTGGGCTGCTGCGCTACGGCATCCCCGAGTTCAAGATGGAGAAGGTCCACGTCGACCGCCGGATCTCCCAGATGGAGCGTGAGGGCACGGTCTTCCGCACAGGCGTGCAGGTCGGCGACACGCTGACCGGCCACCAGCTGCGGGACCGCTACGACGCGGTCGTGCTGGCCATCGGCTCGACGCTGCGGCGGGACCTGCCCGCTCCGGGACGTTCGCTTGCCGGCATCCACCAGGCCATGGAGTTCCTGCCCCAGGCCAACCGCGTCGCGCTCGGCGAGCACGTCGAGGACCAGATCCTCGCGACCGACAAGGACGTCGTCATCATCGGCGGCGGCGACACCGGCGCGGACTGCCTCGGCACGTCGGTGCGCCAGGGCGCGCGCTCGGTCACCCAGCTGGAGATCATGCCGAACCCGGGCACCGAGCGTCCGGGCCACCAGCCCTGGCCGACGTACCCGATGACCTACCGCGTGTCCTCGGCCCACGAAGAGGCCGGCGACCGCGTCTACTCGGTGTCGACCAAGGAGTTCGTGGGCGACGACGAGGGTCGGGTCAGCGCTCTGCGCCTGGTCGAGGTCGAGCTCGTCGACGGCAAGCTCACCGAGATCGAGGGCACCGAGCGGGACCTGCCGGCGCAGCTCGTGCTGTTCGCGATGGGCTTCACCGGTCCGCAGACCGAGGGCCTGGTCGACCAGCTCGGCTGCGAGCTGGACGAGCGCGGCAACGTCAAGCGCGACAAGAGCTACATGTCGAGCGTCGACGGTGTCTTCGTCGCGGGCGACGCAGGACGTGGCCAGTCGCTCATCGTGTGGGCCATCGCGGAGGGCCGCTCGGCCGCCTCGGGCGTCGACGCGTACCTCTCGGGCTCGACGAACCTGCCGGCGCCGATCCCGCCGAACGCTCGTCCACTGACCGTCTGA
- a CDS encoding ABC transporter ATP-binding protein encodes MAAELSGTGGSLAGVSNEPGASKPDPIISGSHITRTFGGLKAVDVEKIEIQRGVITALIGPNGAGKTTLFNLLTGFDEPDSGQWTFNGTELGKVPAYKVARLGLVRTFQLTKVLAKLTVIENMLLGATGQRGEKFLSAAFKGLWRAQENENTRRADALLERFKLDAKREDFAGSLSGGQRKLLEMARALMVDPELIMLDEPMAGVNPALKQSLLGHVKSLRDEGRTVLFVEHDMDMVRDISDWVIVMAQGQIVAEGTPQSVMADQRVIDAYLGAHHDTDITEIDVSELDQEAEAELRAEAEENPS; translated from the coding sequence ATGGCCGCTGAACTCAGTGGCACCGGCGGATCGCTCGCAGGTGTCTCCAACGAACCCGGGGCCTCCAAGCCCGACCCGATCATCTCGGGCAGCCACATCACCCGGACGTTCGGCGGCCTCAAGGCCGTCGACGTCGAGAAGATCGAGATCCAGCGCGGTGTCATCACCGCCCTGATCGGTCCCAACGGTGCCGGCAAGACGACCCTGTTCAACCTGCTGACGGGCTTCGACGAGCCCGACAGCGGCCAGTGGACGTTCAACGGCACCGAGCTCGGCAAGGTCCCGGCGTACAAGGTGGCGCGGCTTGGCTTGGTGCGCACGTTCCAGCTCACCAAGGTGCTCGCGAAGCTCACGGTCATCGAGAACATGCTTCTCGGTGCCACCGGTCAGCGGGGCGAGAAGTTCCTCTCCGCCGCGTTCAAGGGCCTCTGGCGGGCGCAGGAGAACGAGAACACCCGACGCGCCGACGCGCTGCTCGAGCGCTTCAAGCTCGATGCCAAGCGTGAGGACTTCGCCGGCTCCCTGTCCGGCGGCCAGCGCAAGCTGCTGGAGATGGCGCGCGCGTTGATGGTCGACCCCGAGCTGATCATGCTCGACGAGCCCATGGCCGGCGTGAACCCCGCGCTCAAGCAGTCCCTCCTGGGACACGTGAAGTCGCTGCGCGACGAGGGACGCACCGTCCTGTTCGTCGAGCACGACATGGACATGGTCCGCGACATCTCCGACTGGGTCATCGTCATGGCGCAGGGGCAGATCGTGGCCGAGGGCACGCCTCAGTCGGTCATGGCCGACCAGCGAGTCATCGACGCCTACCTGGGCGCCCACCACGACACCGACATCACCGAGATCGACGTCTCGGAGCTCGACCAGGAGGCCGAGGCCGAGCTCAGGGCCGAAGCCGAGGAGAACCCGTCATGA
- a CDS encoding branched-chain amino acid ABC transporter permease produces the protein MPATASAETTTPTPTPTTSAGIPDQNPIVQGANITVTLKDLKGGEGEPEPVPGVSLTVLKDSDTGEEQGTQTTDKTGRVSIGIPGNGTYVVKLDPKTLPEGVELSGQGETTKTVQVKLASSNFVQFQIGALTVEKASKVSEIIDGTRSGVIKGLLIALAALGLSLIFGTTGLTNFAHGELITLGAITTYIFNQGIGLPVILAGVCAVIVCAIFGYLQDRGLWRPLRRRGTGLIAMMIVSIGLAVFMRSIFQYGFGGSTRTLSEYVVQGRQSYGPIDLSHKEIAILLVTIVTIAVTCIALMRTRLGKAMRAVSDNPALSASSGMRVDGVISAVWVLGTALTGLAGVLLAVQEQVKFQMGFDLLLLVFAGVTLGGLGTIWGALVGSLIIGLMVELGPVFGVPASIKEVGALVVLILILLVRPQGILGKAERIG, from the coding sequence GTGCCCGCAACGGCCTCGGCCGAGACAACGACCCCCACCCCCACCCCGACCACGAGTGCCGGCATCCCCGATCAGAACCCGATCGTCCAGGGCGCCAACATCACCGTGACCCTGAAGGACCTCAAGGGCGGCGAGGGTGAACCCGAACCCGTCCCCGGCGTCTCGCTGACCGTCCTCAAGGACAGCGACACCGGCGAGGAGCAAGGCACCCAGACGACCGACAAGACCGGACGCGTCAGCATCGGCATCCCGGGCAACGGCACCTACGTCGTCAAGCTCGACCCGAAGACGCTCCCCGAGGGCGTCGAGCTCAGCGGCCAGGGTGAGACGACCAAGACCGTCCAGGTCAAGCTCGCCTCCTCCAACTTCGTGCAGTTCCAGATCGGTGCGCTCACGGTCGAGAAGGCCTCGAAGGTCAGCGAGATCATCGACGGCACCCGTTCGGGCGTCATCAAGGGCCTGCTGATCGCGCTCGCCGCGCTCGGCCTGTCGCTGATCTTCGGCACCACCGGGCTGACCAACTTCGCGCACGGCGAGCTCATCACGCTGGGCGCCATCACCACCTACATCTTCAACCAGGGCATCGGGCTACCGGTGATCCTGGCCGGCGTCTGCGCGGTGATCGTGTGCGCGATCTTCGGCTACCTGCAGGACCGGGGCCTGTGGCGGCCACTGCGCCGCCGCGGCACCGGACTGATCGCCATGATGATCGTGTCGATCGGCCTCGCGGTGTTCATGCGCAGCATCTTCCAGTACGGCTTCGGCGGCTCCACGCGGACGCTCTCCGAGTACGTCGTGCAGGGCCGGCAGAGCTACGGGCCGATCGACCTGTCGCACAAGGAGATCGCGATCCTGCTGGTCACGATCGTCACGATCGCCGTCACCTGCATCGCGCTGATGCGCACGCGGCTCGGCAAGGCCATGCGCGCGGTCTCGGACAACCCGGCGCTCTCCGCGTCGTCCGGCATGCGCGTCGACGGCGTCATCTCGGCGGTCTGGGTGCTCGGCACGGCCCTGACCGGCCTGGCCGGCGTGCTCCTCGCGGTGCAGGAGCAGGTCAAGTTCCAGATGGGCTTCGACCTGCTGCTCCTCGTGTTCGCCGGCGTCACCCTCGGCGGCCTCGGGACGATCTGGGGAGCGCTCGTCGGCTCGCTGATCATCGGCCTCATGGTCGAGCTCGGACCGGTCTTCGGCGTCCCCGCCTCCATCAAGGAGGTCGGCGCGCTCGTCGTGCTGATCCTGATCCTCCTCGTCAGGCCACAAGGCATCCTCGGCAAAGCCGAGCGGATCGGATAG